A genome region from Deinococcus humi includes the following:
- a CDS encoding pyrroloquinoline quinone-dependent dehydrogenase, translating into MNSKTKGFWLATCLGLLMSSASAVTGPTQEQLNNADAATDSWLMYNKGYKAQRYSSLDQINADNVAQMKRTCTFETGDDGGFQVTPQMYNGVLFFTQANRTFAVDARTCKALWVHKYKMDTSSVLMTNRGVAIADGVIYRGTPNAHLIALDAGTGKQLWDTKVADSTLGYFLSAAPIYYNGKILIGEAGADWGVKAHMYAFDAKTGKKAWTFDLIPTGSQKGAETWQRAASTATGGGSTWSSYTLDADTGEVYISVGNPAPDFAAQYRPGDNLYTNTVTVLNADTGEYSHHYQQIPNDDKDYDTSAAPVLYEVDGVKRMAVATKAGWLFSYDEAAQKQIFKQAMIKVTNQEKPTTREGLDICPNYSAGSQWSGPSYDPVSKTLYVNSVDWCGNVKLGEVRLIKGQLFFGGAMQLDPANKAIGKTAAFDAATGKPKWSYELPSIRIVGGVTSTAGNLVLAGSMDGTFYALDSRTGKVVFKDNVDKAPVGGGVSTYEIGGKQYMAIAAGNTSKGTAGVKNVGSRIAIYTLP; encoded by the coding sequence ATGAACAGCAAAACAAAAGGTTTCTGGCTGGCCACTTGCCTTGGCTTGTTGATGAGTTCGGCCTCGGCCGTCACCGGCCCTACCCAGGAACAACTGAACAATGCGGACGCGGCAACCGATTCCTGGCTGATGTACAACAAAGGCTATAAGGCCCAGCGCTATTCCAGCCTTGATCAGATCAACGCCGACAACGTCGCGCAGATGAAGCGCACCTGCACCTTCGAGACCGGTGATGATGGCGGGTTCCAAGTCACGCCTCAGATGTATAACGGCGTTCTGTTCTTTACCCAAGCCAACCGGACCTTTGCAGTGGACGCCCGAACCTGTAAAGCCCTATGGGTTCACAAGTACAAGATGGACACCTCCTCCGTGCTGATGACCAACCGGGGCGTGGCCATTGCCGATGGCGTCATCTACCGCGGCACCCCGAATGCCCACCTGATCGCCTTAGATGCCGGCACCGGCAAACAGCTCTGGGACACCAAAGTCGCCGACTCTACCCTTGGCTACTTCCTGAGCGCCGCACCCATCTACTACAACGGCAAAATCTTGATCGGGGAAGCGGGCGCCGACTGGGGGGTCAAGGCCCACATGTACGCCTTTGACGCCAAAACCGGCAAGAAGGCCTGGACCTTTGACCTGATCCCCACGGGTTCCCAGAAAGGCGCCGAGACCTGGCAGCGCGCCGCATCGACGGCCACCGGGGGCGGCAGCACCTGGTCAAGTTACACCCTCGACGCCGACACCGGCGAGGTGTACATCTCGGTAGGCAACCCTGCCCCGGACTTTGCCGCACAGTACCGTCCTGGTGACAACCTCTACACCAACACCGTGACCGTGCTGAACGCGGACACCGGCGAATACAGCCACCATTACCAGCAGATTCCCAACGACGACAAGGACTACGACACCTCCGCAGCACCGGTCCTCTACGAGGTTGATGGAGTGAAACGCATGGCGGTGGCCACCAAGGCCGGCTGGCTCTTCAGTTACGACGAAGCGGCCCAGAAGCAGATCTTCAAGCAGGCCATGATCAAGGTCACCAACCAGGAAAAACCCACCACTCGCGAAGGCCTGGATATTTGCCCGAACTACAGTGCCGGTTCCCAGTGGTCCGGACCCTCCTACGATCCCGTCAGCAAGACTTTGTACGTCAACTCGGTGGACTGGTGCGGCAATGTCAAACTTGGAGAAGTGCGCCTGATTAAAGGGCAGCTGTTCTTCGGTGGCGCCATGCAACTGGATCCGGCCAACAAGGCCATCGGTAAGACTGCCGCATTTGACGCGGCCACCGGCAAGCCGAAGTGGAGCTACGAGCTACCGTCGATCCGGATTGTCGGTGGCGTGACGTCCACCGCGGGCAATCTGGTGCTCGCCGGCTCGATGGACGGAACGTTCTACGCGCTGGATTCCCGTACCGGCAAGGTCGTGTTCAAGGACAACGTCGATAAAGCCCCTGTGGGCGGCGGCGTCTCGACCTATGAAATTGGTGGGAAGCAATACATGGCGATTGCTGCCGGCAACACGTCCAAGGGCACGGCTGGCGTCAAAAACGTGGGATCGCGGATCGCGATCTACACGCTTCCCTGA
- a CDS encoding M28 family metallopeptidase, with protein MYARTRRLPTKPALPAWKWALAISMVVLLMVGIWRIVTWPRNPATQAAATRRTVVQDWSTLKRFGPRPVGTPGHDQAVAWLEDQFTALGYRVTRQPVTLERPFDQGGTVKVGNLSVSAAAIYGAGGGEQTGRLVRVSPAASRADMEAAGLRGQLALVALEGASCDAVSWRDLADRSIAAGAFGLVLVNNCPVQQLKRIAATSLPLVMISGAEGLKVLGLAGQTATVTCNVELREVTGHNLIAARVSATPEIVFGAHLDSVNDSPGANDNASGVLAVVDLARRAVNTPLAERAWFVLFDAEEYGLHGSSIFARDPSYPIRKTRAMLNMDMVGVAAEPLGVAGDVEVLALARQIRPDLRVFKDDGQPRRVTFGRTSNVQGSSDHVSFMRWGVPTAFLYRGEDINYHSAKDITLDLVMVKDTAAFAAELANRVLDAPWTPREMCDGGQNCRK; from the coding sequence ATGTACGCCCGCACACGCCGTCTGCCCACCAAGCCCGCGCTGCCCGCCTGGAAGTGGGCCTTGGCGATCTCCATGGTCGTGCTGCTGATGGTGGGCATTTGGCGGATTGTGACGTGGCCGCGCAACCCAGCCACCCAGGCGGCGGCCACCAGGCGTACCGTGGTGCAGGACTGGAGTACCCTCAAGCGCTTTGGCCCGCGTCCCGTCGGCACGCCCGGTCACGATCAGGCCGTGGCGTGGCTGGAAGATCAGTTCACCGCGCTGGGATATCGCGTGACCCGGCAACCCGTGACCCTGGAACGTCCCTTCGATCAGGGGGGCACCGTCAAAGTGGGCAACCTGAGTGTGTCTGCTGCCGCCATATACGGTGCAGGCGGCGGCGAACAAACGGGACGGCTGGTGCGCGTCTCTCCTGCCGCCTCTCGTGCAGACATGGAAGCGGCGGGCTTGCGTGGGCAGCTTGCTTTGGTGGCGCTGGAGGGCGCCAGTTGTGACGCGGTTTCATGGCGTGATCTGGCAGACCGCTCCATCGCTGCTGGAGCTTTTGGACTGGTGTTGGTTAACAACTGCCCCGTTCAACAGCTCAAAAGAATCGCCGCCACGTCCCTTCCGCTGGTGATGATCAGCGGGGCAGAGGGGCTGAAGGTGCTCGGACTGGCCGGACAGACGGCCACCGTCACCTGCAACGTCGAACTTCGCGAGGTCACGGGACACAACCTGATCGCTGCTCGCGTGAGTGCCACGCCTGAGATCGTCTTTGGAGCCCACCTGGACAGCGTAAATGACAGCCCCGGTGCGAACGACAACGCCAGCGGCGTCCTCGCTGTGGTGGACCTGGCCCGGCGAGCCGTGAACACCCCCCTTGCGGAGCGCGCCTGGTTCGTGCTGTTCGACGCTGAGGAATATGGACTGCACGGCAGTTCCATTTTCGCCCGCGATCCGTCGTACCCTATCCGCAAGACTCGCGCCATGCTGAACATGGACATGGTGGGCGTGGCCGCCGAACCTCTTGGCGTCGCGGGCGACGTCGAGGTGCTGGCCCTGGCACGGCAGATCCGACCGGACCTGCGCGTGTTCAAGGACGACGGCCAGCCCAGACGCGTGACCTTCGGGCGAACCAGCAATGTGCAGGGCAGCAGCGATCACGTCTCGTTCATGCGCTGGGGCGTCCCGACGGCCTTCCTGTACCGGGGCGAAGACATCAACTATCACAGCGCCAAGGACATCACCTTGGATCTGGTGATGGTCAAGGACACCGCCGCCTTCGCGGCGGAACTGGCCAACCGTGTTCTGGACGCACCGTGGACTCCGCGCGAGATGTGCGACGGCGGGCAGAACTGCCGGAAATGA
- a CDS encoding globin family protein has translation MNSRQTALVQSTFCLVEPIAEDASRLFYARLFELDPDLRLLFPHDLSGQGRKLMTALGLVVRGLRTPDAILPAVRELGRRHGGYGVRDEHYEVVGSALLWTLKQGLGEAFTSEVQAAWSAAYALLSGEMRVAAQGAPVPPSLPVMRGIR, from the coding sequence ATGAACAGTCGCCAGACCGCCCTCGTGCAATCCACCTTCTGCCTTGTAGAACCGATCGCAGAGGACGCCTCTCGCCTCTTCTACGCCCGGTTGTTCGAGCTGGACCCAGACTTGCGCCTCCTCTTTCCGCACGACCTGAGCGGGCAGGGTCGCAAGCTCATGACCGCGCTCGGTCTGGTGGTTCGCGGCCTGCGAACCCCAGACGCCATTCTTCCAGCCGTCCGCGAACTGGGACGGCGGCACGGCGGGTACGGCGTCCGCGACGAGCACTACGAGGTCGTGGGAAGCGCGCTGCTGTGGACGCTGAAGCAGGGACTTGGCGAGGCGTTCACGTCAGAGGTTCAGGCGGCTTGGAGCGCCGCCTATGCCCTCCTCTCGGGCGAGATGCGCGTGGCTGCCCAGGGGGCTCCTGTCCCCCCGTCCCTTCCGGTCATGCGGGGGATTCGGTGA
- a CDS encoding TetR family transcriptional regulator, protein MSSIERPALTPLHPQTRRHIENGKRLRAAAIHEFARHGLHGAKVSNIVAAAQLAQPSFYRTWPSKEAAYAELVTATIQSWQVATRLLLDGPDEWAFEERFTRGLDQLFRLITHDFDLTRLVLNATKDDPDWLRPFLQAYEELFQRAQHEGWVTTRLPAETLAQAVFALLDRFFQTRLYLGNASIEDTIHELTQLIFPMLKDSGGTS, encoded by the coding sequence GTGAGCTCTATAGAGCGTCCAGCTCTAACTCCGCTGCATCCTCAGACGCGGCGTCATATAGAAAATGGCAAGCGTCTGCGCGCTGCGGCCATCCATGAGTTCGCGCGACATGGACTCCATGGCGCGAAGGTCAGCAATATTGTGGCGGCAGCCCAGTTAGCACAACCCTCGTTCTACCGCACCTGGCCTAGCAAGGAAGCGGCCTACGCGGAACTTGTGACGGCCACTATCCAGTCGTGGCAAGTTGCCACCCGCCTGTTGCTGGATGGACCGGATGAGTGGGCGTTTGAAGAGCGCTTTACGCGGGGTCTCGATCAACTGTTCCGACTCATTACCCATGACTTTGACCTCACCCGCCTAGTCCTGAATGCCACCAAAGACGACCCAGACTGGCTTCGGCCATTTCTCCAGGCCTATGAGGAATTATTTCAGAGGGCGCAACACGAGGGCTGGGTGACCACTCGGCTGCCGGCCGAGACCCTGGCCCAAGCCGTATTCGCTTTGTTGGACCGCTTCTTCCAGACGAGGTTGTACCTCGGGAATGCCTCCATCGAAGACACCATCCATGAATTGACTCAGTTGATTTTTCCCATGCTCAAAGATTCAGGAGGCACCTCATGA
- a CDS encoding c-type cytochrome — translation MNKRLSTLVLLGLASTALAKPPAFTKAQADAGAKVYKAQCAACHGAKLSDGGAPKLAGPEFLKKWDSNTLDDFHFIMSTTMPMTKPGALKESEYLSVLAYILQENGFKPGKDGLALKNLKAYTFKK, via the coding sequence ATGAATAAGCGATTGTCGACTCTCGTTCTGCTCGGTCTGGCGTCCACCGCCCTGGCCAAGCCTCCGGCTTTCACCAAGGCCCAAGCCGATGCCGGTGCCAAGGTCTACAAGGCCCAATGCGCGGCCTGCCACGGCGCCAAGCTCAGTGACGGCGGCGCACCCAAGCTGGCGGGCCCCGAATTCCTGAAGAAGTGGGACAGCAACACCCTGGATGACTTCCACTTCATTATGTCGACCACCATGCCCATGACCAAACCAGGTGCGCTCAAGGAATCCGAGTACCTGAGCGTTCTGGCCTACATCCTGCAAGAAAACGGCTTCAAGCCGGGCAAGGACGGACTGGCCCTCAAGAACCTGAAAGCCTACACCTTCAAAAAATAA
- a CDS encoding ATP-binding protein, which yields MLVVSGQVVRPPARKSLALLAYVALAGLTPRERLAGLLWFDLPPDGARHNLRQELYRLGRSALSPYVVATPEAVSLTPEVRVDAVDFLAHEAAGDYEAALALYGGPFLDGVDLDGAEGFEEWRQSQRDRLTQAWRRAMNARAAAHERAGNLRGALDTHLDLLAEDELQETHQREAIRLHHALGERRQALDRFERFRDLLARELGLEPLPETVEAALAGPVRVGAENLASTSEPIALRPPLVGREDTWVALEGVTAGLALLEGEGGVGKTRLALAFAASFGVPVVCRALEVTRDTPLAPVAGALRVALEDVRAAERLRALQEPWCAEAARLVPELGTGTPLPDENRARFLEGLTRALLEAAGPDGALVFDDLQWADASTLEVLAGLARRTQTSNRPPRLLATARTPDLEHSPTCRAALDGLRRDGLLHMLPLDGLSEAEVGRLVGALSGNPEAALFPARLHRATSGNPLFLMETLRYLHATGVLRIEGGAWSTPYDDQTLDYAELPIPPGVQEAVLRRVEAFGPLGRRFLDAASVSAEPFFLEDLAAVAAASEWEALETLEGLTRRSLLEARGTGYAFTHDLVRRSVRAAMSSERARLLHRRLADVLEARSGSPALIAEHLEGAGRPHEAARRHVQAAEAARAVYAYRQAFDHLGHALAASPVPEDAFAWQLQRVELCVHLDDREERGREIDALAALGARLGTAEAQLTALIQRAAYLEDLGRHEEMARLMAGAFPLPQVSPELRAHALHLAGTAEANLRRPAAAEAHLREALEVSPLSNLRRRAILGSLLPGLLDAGRMDEAQTLIEETLALARAAQDRQAVALVLNSAARLAFRRGDLSGAVRDLEAGLREARCIHDLRLHKAFLINLIQVLVRAGQLDPAVAALQEGLDLVHDSADPKVEADFQHRLGDVQLLRGRLGSALGAYEAACRSADALGQRTQQLIRRVKLVRLLVSLGDIAGARVAAADLTQLIGAGEHEGDALTGRIENARVLLAAGDPGEALRELDGAPAPGSSPEGAQEWHALHAEVLLALGQAGEAARTLDKITEGSLRPLVLALRVEVARVLGEDVATPLVEVQAALNLGTPPPLERLRLHLLNPDDPGGSGLARSLAATLPPERRPAFLAYWGVPEVAVLENGAPA from the coding sequence TTGCTGGTCGTCTCGGGACAGGTGGTGCGCCCCCCCGCGCGCAAGTCGCTCGCCCTGCTCGCCTACGTTGCCCTCGCAGGTCTCACCCCGCGTGAGCGTCTTGCAGGCCTGCTGTGGTTCGACCTGCCGCCGGACGGTGCACGGCACAATCTGCGGCAGGAACTGTACCGCCTGGGCCGCTCGGCCCTGTCGCCCTATGTGGTCGCCACCCCCGAGGCGGTCAGCCTCACACCGGAGGTGCGGGTGGACGCAGTCGACTTCCTGGCGCACGAGGCGGCAGGCGATTACGAGGCGGCTCTGGCGCTGTACGGGGGGCCATTCCTCGATGGCGTTGATCTCGACGGGGCGGAGGGGTTCGAGGAATGGCGGCAATCCCAGCGTGACCGCCTGACCCAGGCGTGGCGCCGCGCAATGAACGCACGCGCCGCCGCCCACGAGAGGGCAGGGAACCTGCGCGGAGCCCTAGACACGCACCTCGACCTGCTCGCCGAGGACGAGTTGCAGGAGACCCACCAGCGGGAGGCGATCCGGCTGCACCACGCGCTGGGCGAGCGGAGACAGGCCCTCGACCGCTTCGAGCGCTTCCGCGACTTGCTTGCCCGGGAGCTCGGCCTGGAGCCGCTGCCCGAGACGGTCGAGGCCGCACTTGCCGGGCCAGTGAGAGTGGGGGCAGAAAACCTGGCATCCACCTCGGAGCCCATTGCGCTACGCCCGCCGCTCGTGGGGCGCGAGGACACCTGGGTTGCGCTGGAGGGGGTGACGGCGGGCTTGGCCCTGCTGGAGGGCGAGGGCGGCGTCGGCAAGACCCGGCTCGCGCTCGCCTTCGCGGCGTCGTTCGGCGTGCCAGTGGTCTGCCGCGCCCTGGAGGTCACCCGCGACACGCCCCTCGCCCCGGTTGCCGGGGCGTTGCGCGTTGCCCTGGAGGACGTTCGCGCCGCCGAACGGCTGCGGGCGCTGCAGGAGCCGTGGTGCGCTGAGGCCGCCCGCCTCGTGCCCGAGCTGGGGACAGGGACGCCGCTGCCCGATGAGAATCGGGCGCGCTTCCTCGAAGGCCTGACGCGCGCCCTGCTCGAGGCGGCCGGGCCAGACGGCGCCCTCGTTTTCGACGACCTCCAGTGGGCGGACGCAAGCACGCTGGAAGTGCTTGCGGGGCTCGCACGGCGAACCCAGACGTCAAACCGGCCTCCGCGGCTTCTCGCCACCGCCCGCACGCCCGACCTCGAACACTCCCCCACCTGCCGCGCGGCGCTCGACGGGTTGAGACGGGACGGCCTGCTCCACATGCTCCCGCTCGACGGCCTGAGCGAGGCCGAGGTTGGCCGCCTCGTGGGGGCGCTGTCCGGAAATCCGGAGGCCGCCCTGTTCCCGGCTCGGCTGCACCGGGCAACCTCAGGCAATCCCCTGTTCCTGATGGAGACGCTGCGGTATCTGCACGCCACGGGCGTCCTGCGGATCGAGGGCGGCGCGTGGAGCACCCCCTACGACGACCAGACGCTTGACTATGCCGAGCTGCCCATCCCCCCCGGAGTGCAGGAGGCGGTGCTGCGCCGGGTCGAGGCGTTCGGACCGCTCGGGCGGCGCTTCCTTGATGCGGCGAGCGTGAGCGCGGAACCCTTCTTCCTGGAGGATCTGGCGGCGGTTGCAGCGGCCTCTGAGTGGGAAGCGTTGGAGACGCTGGAAGGGCTGACGCGCCGCAGCCTGCTGGAGGCCCGTGGGACGGGGTACGCCTTCACCCACGACCTCGTGCGACGCTCGGTGCGGGCGGCAATGTCCTCGGAAAGGGCGCGGCTGCTGCACCGCCGCCTCGCGGATGTGCTGGAGGCGCGGTCAGGCTCCCCAGCACTCATCGCCGAACACCTGGAGGGGGCGGGGCGGCCCCATGAGGCGGCCCGCAGGCATGTCCAGGCGGCGGAAGCGGCCCGCGCCGTGTACGCCTACCGCCAGGCATTCGACCACCTGGGTCATGCCCTGGCCGCCTCCCCGGTGCCCGAAGACGCCTTCGCGTGGCAGCTCCAACGGGTCGAGCTCTGCGTCCATCTGGACGATCGTGAGGAGCGGGGGCGGGAGATCGACGCGTTGGCGGCTCTGGGCGCGCGGCTGGGCACCGCGGAGGCGCAGCTCACCGCCCTGATCCAGCGTGCAGCGTACCTGGAAGATCTGGGGCGGCACGAGGAGATGGCCCGGCTGATGGCAGGGGCGTTCCCACTGCCACAGGTCTCCCCCGAGCTGCGGGCCCACGCCCTGCACCTCGCCGGAACGGCCGAGGCAAATCTGCGGCGGCCCGCGGCGGCGGAGGCGCACCTGCGCGAGGCACTGGAGGTCTCGCCCCTCAGCAACTTGCGCCGCCGGGCCATCCTGGGCTCCCTGTTGCCCGGCCTGCTCGACGCCGGGCGTATGGACGAGGCGCAGACCCTGATTGAGGAGACCCTCGCCCTGGCCCGGGCCGCCCAGGACCGCCAGGCCGTCGCGCTCGTGCTCAACAGCGCGGCCCGCCTGGCGTTCCGACGAGGCGACCTCTCCGGGGCCGTCCGGGATCTGGAGGCCGGGCTGCGCGAGGCGCGCTGCATTCACGATCTGCGGCTGCACAAGGCCTTCCTGATCAACCTCATCCAGGTGCTGGTGCGGGCCGGGCAGCTTGACCCCGCTGTGGCCGCCCTGCAGGAGGGCCTCGACCTTGTGCACGACTCGGCAGATCCCAAGGTGGAGGCGGACTTCCAGCACCGCCTGGGTGACGTACAACTGCTCCGCGGGCGGCTGGGTTCGGCGCTCGGCGCGTATGAAGCCGCCTGCCGCTCGGCGGACGCGCTCGGCCAGCGCACCCAGCAACTCATCCGCCGCGTCAAGCTCGTCCGGTTACTGGTGAGCCTCGGCGACATCGCGGGGGCGCGGGTGGCGGCCGCTGACCTCACCCAGCTGATCGGGGCGGGCGAACACGAGGGGGATGCGCTGACGGGCCGCATCGAGAATGCCCGGGTGCTGCTGGCCGCTGGGGACCCAGGGGAAGCATTGCGCGAGCTGGACGGTGCCCCGGCGCCGGGCTCCTCACCGGAGGGCGCGCAGGAGTGGCACGCCCTCCATGCCGAGGTCCTGCTCGCGCTCGGTCAGGCAGGAGAGGCAGCCCGAACGCTGGACAAAATCACGGAGGGGAGCCTGCGCCCACTTGTCCTCGCGCTGCGGGTCGAAGTGGCGCGGGTCCTGGGGGAGGACGTGGCCACCCCCCTGGTTGAGGTTCAGGCGGCGCTGAACCTCGGCACCCCGCCCCCCTTGGAACGGCTCCGGCTGCACCTGCTGAACCCTGACGACCCGGGCGGTTCCGGCCTCGCGCGCAGCCTGGCAGCGACCCTGCCCCCCGAACGTCGCCCCGCCTTCCTGGCCTATTGGGGTGTGCCCGAGGTGGCGGTCCTAGAGAACGGGGCCCCCGCGTGA
- a CDS encoding GNAT family N-acetyltransferase, which translates to MRLTLNPSPGVPAAPDSLRAVEPQDVPALAALMLDAYRGTVDFEEDATLEDARAELQRLMQGEYGTPLLGASRVAVLNGRVVGAVLLTRWGPEAFPFVAFTMTAAAFKGQGIALGAMEAVIAGLSAAGEDCLQLVVTTANTPAVRLYKRLGFQVVPPETPTPETNPTAN; encoded by the coding sequence ATGCGCCTGACCTTGAACCCTTCACCCGGTGTACCTGCGGCACCCGACAGCCTACGAGCCGTTGAGCCGCAGGACGTGCCTGCACTCGCGGCCCTGATGCTCGATGCCTACCGGGGCACCGTGGATTTTGAAGAGGACGCCACGCTCGAGGACGCCAGGGCGGAACTGCAGCGCCTTATGCAGGGCGAGTACGGCACCCCCCTGCTGGGCGCCTCACGCGTCGCCGTGCTGAACGGACGCGTGGTGGGCGCCGTGTTGCTGACCCGCTGGGGCCCGGAAGCCTTCCCGTTCGTGGCGTTCACCATGACCGCCGCGGCATTCAAAGGGCAGGGGATTGCGCTCGGCGCTATGGAGGCGGTCATCGCGGGCCTGTCCGCCGCTGGCGAAGACTGCCTGCAGCTGGTGGTCACCACCGCCAACACCCCCGCCGTCCGGCTCTACAAGCGACTGGGCTTCCAGGTCGTGCCCCCCGAGACCCCCACACCGGAGACGAACCCCACCGCGAACTGA
- a CDS encoding helix-turn-helix domain-containing protein gives MKLTTYPYSNLFSVRQIEILRRVAQGFSNQEIGLQLYLSEKTVRNQLCTIYATLGVGNRVHATRWALRAGLVDLEPGVNELDVLKVHTAEQGNHQGAVRSVI, from the coding sequence ATGAAGCTGACCACGTATCCCTATAGCAACCTCTTCTCTGTGCGGCAGATTGAAATTCTTCGGAGAGTGGCGCAAGGCTTTTCCAATCAGGAAATTGGCCTTCAGCTGTACTTGTCCGAGAAGACCGTCCGGAACCAACTCTGTACTATTTATGCAACGCTCGGGGTCGGTAACCGTGTTCATGCCACCCGGTGGGCGCTGCGCGCCGGCCTCGTCGACTTGGAGCCCGGCGTAAATGAATTGGATGTCTTGAAAGTTCATACCGCGGAACAAGGTAACCATCAAGGAGCCGTCAGGTCCGTCATCTGA
- a CDS encoding globin domain-containing protein — protein MRASLARLLLDPDEAARDFYNRLFAADPDVRALFRNGLHAQGQKFIATLDVFAGDLSRFGALRASVRRLGVRHAEYGVRPEQYATVGEVLMETLEARLGPAFTPEVRNAWALTYALLAGEMLAGAPAPRE, from the coding sequence GTGAGGGCATCGCTCGCCCGGCTCCTCCTCGACCCGGACGAGGCCGCGCGGGACTTTTACAACCGGCTCTTCGCCGCCGACCCGGACGTGCGGGCCCTGTTTCGCAACGGCCTGCACGCCCAGGGCCAGAAGTTCATCGCCACCCTTGACGTGTTCGCCGGGGACCTCTCCCGGTTCGGCGCGCTGCGGGCATCGGTCAGGCGGCTGGGCGTTCGCCACGCCGAGTACGGGGTGCGGCCCGAGCAGTACGCCACCGTAGGCGAGGTGCTGATGGAGACCCTGGAGGCGCGGCTAGGACCCGCCTTCACACCCGAGGTGCGGAATGCCTGGGCGCTCACGTACGCGCTCCTGGCCGGCGAAATGCTGGCGGGAGCGCCCGCCCCGAGGGAGTAG